The nucleotide sequence CCGCCAGAGCACTGGCTCATGTCAAAGAACTTTCCAAAGCACCTCACTATGTAGGCAGCAAAGCCCACGAGGAAAACCGCATCTACATCAAGCGCCAGCTGGAAAAAATGGGGCTCAAAGTAGAGATCCAGACCGGTTTTACCATCGATGAGTACGGCAATCTAGCACGACCCAGCAATATCATATCTCGTATTCCTGGAACTGGAAACACCGGTGATGCCATTGCCTTGATGACGCATTATGACAGCGATCCGCACAGTTCTTTGGGTGCCAGTGATGCCGCCTCTGGAGTTGCGACCATTCTGGAAGGCATTCGCGCCTATCTCACAGATAAAAAACCCGTCAACGACATCATCATCATCATTACAGATGCTGAAGAGTTAGGCCTTAACGGTGCAGATTACTTTGTAAACAACCATCGCTATACAAAGGATATCAAAATGATCCTCAATTTTGAATCTCGTGGTAGCGGCGGTCCTAGCTATATGCTGGTAGAAACTAATGGAGGCAATCGCAAAATCATAGATGCCTTTAAAGCGGCTGATGTTGAATATCCGGTAACTAATTCACTCGCTTACAGCATCTACAAAAAACTACCCAACGATACAGATCTTACCGTCATGCGTGAAGATGGCGATATCAACGGTCTCAACTTTGCCTTTATAGGTGATCATATTGACTATCATACACAGTTGGACAATTATGAGAACCTGGACCGAAACACACTCGCTCACCAGGGCAGTTACCTCATGCCGCTGCTGGATTATTTTGCCGCCACAGACTTAAGCGATGGTTTCAAGACAAAGGTAGGCACAGATGATATTTATTTCCCATTGCCCGTTTTGGGAATGGTTAGTTTTCCCTTTTCATGGATGTCCATCCTGATCATCATCAGTGGGATTTTATTATTGGGCTTGATCATTTACGGCATTGCCAAAAAGCGCATTTCCTTAGGTCAAATGTTGGTTGGGTTTATACCGTTTTTGGGAAGTCTGGCTTTAAGTTATCTGGTACCGACCTACACCTGGCAAGCTATAAGGACCAGTCCTTTTTATGTAGAGCAATCCAGTGTTTTTCCCGCAACGGGATATTTATGGGTGGCAGCAACCGCATTTTTTGGAATCGCGGTCGCCTTTCTACTCTATCATTTCTTTTATAACAAGACACGAGTGGCCAGTCATAGCGTTGCGCCGCTGATATTATTATGGATTATCTGCCTACTACTGGCATTTCCCGTAGGTGATTCTGGGTTAGTGCCTGCGGCCTATTTGCCGGGCGCTGGATTCTTTATCATTCCGTTGATCTGTGGCTTGTTTTTGCTGTGGCTCAACATCTACCAAAAACGTCCCAGCTACCTCATTATGCTGCTACTCGCTATTCCAACGATCTTTATTTTCGTGCCTTTTGTGGTGGCATTTCCCGTGGCGCTGGGCATGAATATTCTTTTTGTCGCCGCTGTTTTGAGCGTTCTGGTATTTGGCCTGCTCGTTCCTATTTTGGGACATTACCGCAAGAAAAAGTTGCTGGCAATACTGTCATTTTTGATATGTGGTGTTTTTGTTTATTTCGCTTTCGCGAAAGCGGAATTCTCTTCAACCACTCCACAAAAAACCAGCTTGGTCTATCTTCTTGATGCAGATTCACAAACCGCGCAATGGGCTACTTATGACAATCATTTGAGCGACTGGACCAAGGAAAAAATAGGTGACGATCCACAACCGGCAGATACCGGCGATGCCAAAACCATTGATTCAAAATACAATGGCCGATTCACTTATATAAAAGAAGCCACAGCGATCAATCTGCCACCCGTAGAATCCCAAATCACGGTAGACACAACTGTCAACGGTTTGAGAACGATCAAACTTCTGGTACGTAGCGATCGCCAGGTAGATCGATGGGAAGTTTTTTGTGATCCTGAGTTTCAGTTTAGCAAGGCGGTCATCAATGGCGTCGTGGTTCCCATGGATGAGAATGGGAAGCCTTTTACCTATAGACGAGGCAACAGAATCATCTCCTACTATGTTTCTAATCAGGCACCGCTGGTTATGGAATTGACTTTTGACGCCACGCAATCTCCAGAATTTGATGTGTATGCCGCCAGTTTTGACTTGTTGGAGCAACCTGTTTTTGGAGTATCACAACGACCTGAAGATACCATGCCCATGCCCTTTGTATTAAATGATGCGGTAGTTGTTCAAAAACATATCACTACAAACCCAACGCCAGCTGATGAGTAAGATTATAGGCATTATGGGCTGTGGCTGGTTGGGAAAACCTCTAGCGATCCGGCTCTTGAAACAGAATTTTCAGGTCAAAGGAACCACGACCCGTATTTCCAAACTAGAGGAACTACGAGACGCCGGCATCGATCCTTATGTAGTGGATCTGGGAGAAACCTATATCGATGGTGGCATTGAAGCTTTTTTGGAAGGCTTGGAAGTCTTGGTGGTGAACATTCCGCCGGGTTTGAGGTCCAATCCCCAAAGTGATTATGCCGGTAGGATTCGATTACTGCTTAGAAATATTGAAGCACACTCCAGCCTCAAAAAACTGATTTACGTTTCAACGACTTCAGTTTTTGAAGATCAAGCAGGTATTCCAATATATGATGAAGCTGCTAAACCTAACGCCCAAAATTCAAAAGGTAAAAAACTCATTGCCGCAGAAAAGGTGATTCAAAAAGCTAACGCCACTACAACTATCATAAGACCTGGCGGACTCATAGGCGATGAGCGCCATCCCATCAAGATGCTGGCTGGCAGAAAAAATGTATCCAACCCAGCTGCACCAGTTAACATGACTGATCGGGATTATTTGATCAATGTGATCACTAGCGTCATAGTAGGTGACCTACACGCACCTATAATTCACGCCATAAGTGAACCTCACGAGTCAAGAGAATCCTATTACACAAAAATGGCTGATACATTCAACGTGGAAGCACCTACTTTTGAAGAAGGTAATTCTGTTGGGAAGAAGATTGTTTCTACCATTGTGTAAATGGAGTACTTACTAGATAGGAATTATAATACCGTACATCGCCTGTGACTTCTTGACCTAGCCATTCCGGTTTTTCAAAAAGCTCTTTTTCATTTTGTAGTTCTACCTCTACTATGATAAGTCCGTTGTTTTCGCCATCAAAAACGTCCACTTCAAAGATGTGTTTACCTACAGGTATTTCAAAACGGGTTTTATCAATCACGCCTGGCAAGCATAATTTTAGAAGCTGCTGTGCCTCTTGAACATCAATTTCTTTTTCCCATTCAAACCTGCTGGTACCAGAATCATTTGAAATTCCTTTGATGGTAAGAAAGCCTTGATCGCCTTTGATGCGCACGCGTACATTTCGTTCTGGATCACTGCTTAAATAACCTTGGACGATTTTTAAGCCTTTTAGGCCCTTCAGGAAATCAGCGTTCTCAATCAAGAATTTGCGTTCTATTTCTTGCATTTACTTTTTGAATAAATCTTTCTCGCCAGCCTCAAAACCCTCATCAATGAGATGCTTTTCTGGATGCGTGGCAGCATAAACAGCGAGTTGGTCACAACGCTCGTTTTGAGGATGGTCGTTGTGTCCCTTGATCCAGACAAATTTGGCTGGAGCCTGATTATAAGCCTTTATAAATCGTTTCCAGAGGTCGACGTTCTTGACGTTCTTCCATTTGCGTCTTATCCAGCCGTCGATCCACTTTTTATTGACTGCGTCACTTACATACTTGCTATCTGTGAAAACAGTGATGGGAATTTCTGGCTTTTTGATTTTTTCCAAGGCAACAATCACAGCCAGCAGTTCCATCCGGTTGTTGGTCGTCTTACGGTAGCCTTGAGCAAATTCTTTTTTGAAATTGCGTCCTACCTGTTCCATGACAATGCCGTAACCGCCAGGTCCTGGATTACCGCGTGAGCTACCGTCTGTATATATATGTACCTGATCCATTAGCTCAATAATCCTTCAATGGTTTTGGGGAAATGCTCGTGTTCCAGTTCCAAGACTTTGCGGGCCACATCTTTGGGTGCATCTGTAGCTTCCAGTTCACAAACTGCCTGATGGATGATGGCACCTTCATCATAATGCTCGTTGACATAATGAATGGTGATGCCACTCTCATTCTCTTTATTTTCCACCACAGCTCGATGCACATGGATACCATACATGCCTTTGCCTCCATAGTTAGGCAATAATGCCGGATGGATATTGATGATTTTATTGGGGAAATCGACCACGAGATGCTCTGGGAACTTCCATAAAAAACCCGCGAGGACGATCAGGTCTGGATCTATACTTTTAAGTAGTTGATGAATGGAGTTCGCTTTCGCGAAAGCGAACTTGTTAAAACTCATCGCTGCAACACCAGATTTTCTAGCACGATCCAGCACACCAGCTTGAGGATTATTTGTTAAAATAAGCGACAC is from Nonlabens sp. YIK11 and encodes:
- a CDS encoding phosphoribosylglycinamide formyltransferase, yielding MKKIVIFASGGGSNAQAILDYFKDSAKIKVSLILTNNPQAGVLDRARKSGVAAMSFNKFAFAKANSIHQLLKSIDPDLIVLAGFLWKFPEHLVVDFPNKIINIHPALLPNYGGKGMYGIHVHRAVVENKENESGITIHYVNEHYDEGAIIHQAVCELEATDAPKDVARKVLELEHEHFPKTIEGLLS
- a CDS encoding CYTH domain-containing protein — translated: MQEIERKFLIENADFLKGLKGLKIVQGYLSSDPERNVRVRIKGDQGFLTIKGISNDSGTSRFEWEKEIDVQEAQQLLKLCLPGVIDKTRFEIPVGKHIFEVDVFDGENNGLIIVEVELQNEKELFEKPEWLGQEVTGDVRYYNSYLVSTPFTQW
- a CDS encoding M28 family peptidase, with product MRAKSHVTSAFSFLVLIAMIWYAFHSQTPSGSVENNLPANEWSTARALAHVKELSKAPHYVGSKAHEENRIYIKRQLEKMGLKVEIQTGFTIDEYGNLARPSNIISRIPGTGNTGDAIALMTHYDSDPHSSLGASDAASGVATILEGIRAYLTDKKPVNDIIIIITDAEELGLNGADYFVNNHRYTKDIKMILNFESRGSGGPSYMLVETNGGNRKIIDAFKAADVEYPVTNSLAYSIYKKLPNDTDLTVMREDGDINGLNFAFIGDHIDYHTQLDNYENLDRNTLAHQGSYLMPLLDYFAATDLSDGFKTKVGTDDIYFPLPVLGMVSFPFSWMSILIIISGILLLGLIIYGIAKKRISLGQMLVGFIPFLGSLALSYLVPTYTWQAIRTSPFYVEQSSVFPATGYLWVAATAFFGIAVAFLLYHFFYNKTRVASHSVAPLILLWIICLLLAFPVGDSGLVPAAYLPGAGFFIIPLICGLFLLWLNIYQKRPSYLIMLLLAIPTIFIFVPFVVAFPVALGMNILFVAAVLSVLVFGLLVPILGHYRKKKLLAILSFLICGVFVYFAFAKAEFSSTTPQKTSLVYLLDADSQTAQWATYDNHLSDWTKEKIGDDPQPADTGDAKTIDSKYNGRFTYIKEATAINLPPVESQITVDTTVNGLRTIKLLVRSDRQVDRWEVFCDPEFQFSKAVINGVVVPMDENGKPFTYRRGNRIISYYVSNQAPLVMELTFDATQSPEFDVYAASFDLLEQPVFGVSQRPEDTMPMPFVLNDAVVVQKHITTNPTPADE
- a CDS encoding NAD(P)H-binding protein; this translates as MSKIIGIMGCGWLGKPLAIRLLKQNFQVKGTTTRISKLEELRDAGIDPYVVDLGETYIDGGIEAFLEGLEVLVVNIPPGLRSNPQSDYAGRIRLLLRNIEAHSSLKKLIYVSTTSVFEDQAGIPIYDEAAKPNAQNSKGKKLIAAEKVIQKANATTTIIRPGGLIGDERHPIKMLAGRKNVSNPAAPVNMTDRDYLINVITSVIVGDLHAPIIHAISEPHESRESYYTKMADTFNVEAPTFEEGNSVGKKIVSTIV
- the rnhA gene encoding ribonuclease HI, with translation MDQVHIYTDGSSRGNPGPGGYGIVMEQVGRNFKKEFAQGYRKTTNNRMELLAVIVALEKIKKPEIPITVFTDSKYVSDAVNKKWIDGWIRRKWKNVKNVDLWKRFIKAYNQAPAKFVWIKGHNDHPQNERCDQLAVYAATHPEKHLIDEGFEAGEKDLFKK